Within Montipora foliosa isolate CH-2021 chromosome 3, ASM3666993v2, whole genome shotgun sequence, the genomic segment ctggccactatgacagcaactaagcacaaccagtcttgcctgaaggcaaactgcttgaacatcgctcaacgataacatgtaatcttcctcttcGGGGATGTTGGATGTGCGTTcgggatttggggccaaagcaatttctccacaCCAGTCATCCccatgtgcagcaatgtggattaaggcaactgacttcattcttttcaggacctcagctttggttgcattttttcctgtaagaggcacggtctgcagaagttctccaatCATATCTACCTCTTTTTTTGCACATGGCAGCTGTGCATACATGGGTTCACCACTGCCATAAGTGACTTCCTTCAAGCACGGATCGCCCACAAGCAGCACTTCATTCTTACTTTGGAAGTCATCAGGTGCAAtagtgatcaattttaaagcagtcaGCGAGGGAATTGCACGGATTCTGACAGAGTCACTCAATGCAGAAAAAGGAGCCAGGCAAAAGTGACCATCAGGAACAAAGACTAAGTCATCATCACGCTGGAGCAAGTCTGCGATAGGACTGAttaagacatcatacaagggCTGCAAAGAGTATACAGAGACACTCAAGGATTGAACGGTTTCTTCAACAACTTCCCTACTGCTCGAGAAGTTGCTGCTTTGTCTTTCAAGtgaacgattctcgcatcgcAAAACGGCCCCTGCATTGATCTGTTCTAAAGTACTTTTCATCACAGACTTGGCAGttccattttcgattttcttttgtctaaaatttatcCCGATATCATCTCTTAGCAACCAGAAGCTGATCATGTTCCcttcaagtgctgtgaaaacagtttgtgaaggtagatctTTCATAACCAAAGAGATAGTTACCTTCATTGTAGGTTTCCCATCAACGCTGtattgcatctttaaaatgtctgccaaagcttgtgctcgtccttgctcagcagcatacagagcttcatcaacctctccattcttcaagagtGCTGTCCACAGACTGGTGTACCCAGACCCCTTTGtgtcacgaaagcttattttccatgcatcctcTGACTGAAGACGCCTAActtcatcaaaataataaatgctTAGACGATAGTAATTAAGAGCTTTGCTCAAGGAGCCAAAAAATTCATGAACAAGACCAATATGATAACATGCGCTTCCCAGCCCTATCGAGTCCTCCGTTTCCTGgcaaatactaagatgttgatggtggtactctatggcttgcttgaaattaccaagactttgataagcgttgccgagattgccataggctgctccttctcccgccctgtcccctacctcttttgcaatactaagactttgatggtggtactctatggcttgcttgaaattgcCAAGACTgttataagcgttgccgagattgccataggctcttccttctccggccctgtcccctacctcttttgcaatactaagacgttgatggtggtactctatggcttgcttgaaattaccaagactttgataagcgttgccgagattgccataggctcttccttctccggccctgttccctacctcttttgcaatactaagacgttgatggtggtactctatggcttgcttgaaattaccaagactttgatgagcgttgccgagattgccataggctgctccttctcccgccctgtcccctacctcttttgcaatactaagacattgatggtggtactctatggcttgcttgaaattaccaagactgtcataagcgttgccgagattgccataggctcttccttctccggccctgtcccctacctttTTTgtaatactaagacgttgatggtggtactctatggcttgcttgaaattaccaagactttgataagcgttgccgagattgccataggctgctccttctcccgccctgtcccctacctcttttgcaatactaagacattgatggtggtactctatggcttgcttgaaattaccaagactttgataagcgttgccgagattgccatagtctcctccttctccggccctgtcccctacctcttttgcaatactaagacattgatggtggtactctatggcttgcttgaaattaccaagactttgataagcgttgccgagattgccataggctattccttctccggccctgtcccctatcTCTTTTGCAATAGTAAGaagttgatggtggtactctatggcttgcttgaaattaccaagacgtTGATAAGTGTTGCCGAGATGGCAATAGGCTCctccttctccagccctgttccctacctcttttgcaatagtaagaagttgatggtggtactctatggcttgcttgaaattaccaagactgtgataagcgttgccaagatagccataggctgctccttctccggccatGAAACCCACTtccttaaaaatggctaatgcttctgtgtaattTGTTATGGCCTGATTAAAGTCAGCTGTACCCTGATAGTATGTACCAagattgaaataagccaaaCCCTCGCCTTGTCTGTCTCCCTCCTTTCTTGCAACGCTAAGATCTTGCATGTGCCGCTCCAAAAGGTCCACCTTGTTATCCACCATTGCTGATAATCAAAACCAGGAAGTTCTTCTCAGAAATCTGGGGTGCACCTAGAAAATAAATGAACGAAAAGACAATAGGTTCAATGCTCTTAGTATAGGATGCTAAACCAgcacagcaagattaattgaacagtgaaggaataactatcttaagccagtatttcgaaagaaaaatgccttacttcatcagggtttcccaCGGAATGATTTCGGCTAATGGAGACAGTTGTTACAGAATAAATACTAGGGCATTTAACAGACTAAGAgcgttttatacaataataggtggctcaccggtggctcagttggttgagcatcgggctgtcatgcgggaggtcgtgggttcgaaccccggccggatcaacactcaggatcttaaaataactgaggagaaagtgctgcctttgtaatttcatctgcaaatggttagactttcaagtcttctcggataaggactataaaccgtaggccccgtctcacaaatgtcttctatgttcataagttccctgtgggacgttaaagaacccaaacactattcgagaagagtaagggataaagtccccggtgttgtggctgtcctgttctctccagcagaagtggccggcttggcggtgatgtctctaaaaaggcttgtggtgtatgaggccacgtaagcagaaacagccataagtcaaaaagggactttgccgagtgctggaacatgtagatgtagatgtagacaATAATCACGgaacattaaaaatagcaaTTCTTTTATGTAAATGAGGGAAAAACAGCCTATAGAAAAGCCATGGCAtcccatttcatctttcttatcCAAAGCTAATTCAAAGTTCCTAAGATATACTTCCCTGGCAGGAAATTTGCTGCCGGTATGTAGCTGACACCAAAAAAACAGGAGGGGATGCCATTAAGAgtgtaatattcaattttctgaaattgacgtcaaactcatatttttttatttcatgtctaaatctatccaatgtcggaattgcttgttttttcgtcacaattttttttgtccggATACCTTGGTTACTCCATGTATTTTGATTCAGGGACTTTGAATGAGCTAATTGAACTGCTCACACGTTTCCATTGACAAAGGCTGCTCGTCAGGACagaattggccgtttttatactagagatgcATAATCCGGCCATTCAAATTATGCCTTTCCCTCTCTTTCTCCGTAAGCCAAAATCATTCCTTGGGAAACCCTGAGGAAGAAAGGCATTTTCTTTCGAAAATTTGACTTAAGATAGTTATTCCctcactgctcaattaatcttgttgtgccagtttagcatcctgtaGTCAGGGCTTTGAAACTATTGTGTTTTCGTATTTCTCGGCGTTGTGTAAAAAAagtaggtacgcaatgcgtacatgtgggtaGCCACTTAGACACCGTACTACCAATGGAGTCTTAAGTATGCTgttcgttttcatttgggttcTAACCATTTACTATACTAGCTCTCTAcgaacttcattggcttcccattGCCTATCGAATCAGGTTTAAGATTTGGGTACAACGATTTGCCCACAGCATCGTGATCCGATTTGAAGAGGTAATAACAAAAATTGCgcctgcccacatgaatgggcatcacacatggcagtgaaaggggaaCGCGGATTAACCATTAACACCGGCTAAAGCCAAACTGGAATGTTTGATTCAGTACAGTTTTAACCAATGGGAATCAAATGTCAAGTGGTGGCTTATCAGTACTGAATCAGTCGACTGTTTCATACCCTCTCTGCCAATCGTAATTCTTGTGATGACAAGTTGTCTGGCTCAAATCAAACCACAACTGAAGCAGTTTTGTCcgagccaatgaaaagcaaCCACGTTCCAGGGTTCTCGTTATTAGGCGGTAACCAGTAAAATCTACCGCTTgtaagatagatagatagatagtttaatcTCAAATGCATTCGCAGCCCAAGGGCTGAATTACATATTTTTACaatcaaaaattttaaaaaatttataacTATTTACACTTCTTATTATACTAGTAATTTACAATATTATAACATAATGATAATTAtgagcacttattaccgcctgcaaacgctcagaagtcgcttatccgttacagaacgtccaacattaaccaaatgcTTTACCAGTTTGAAAAGGTCCGTTACCAgttgtgctgaaaactagggagaaccctgtgttcatgccaatttttttacacattatttattctttaatttctttatgaacataaagcaatctttgaCTCACTGTCAATACTGAAACTGTTCGTGACCTTCAAGCACACAATTTTCATACCGACTGCTAAatcactgtttaatttatgggAGCAAACATGACTTGCAATATGGACTTGTTCCTTACCAGCCAAAATGCAGTCAAGGCatgctattttttgagaaatccACATTACTTATAATTTTTACACACGCGCACGGATaattaaaggaaaaacagcaattacatgtacttacttTGCCCGTTGTGGATGAATGTTAGCACTTGCAGGCAGATCTGGATTTGATCCCAATCAaacaaacacttattaagcccTTAATGTACGAGCTCTTGCAATGAATTGCACGCCCCTTGGAACCTTTGTAATGAGAAACATCGACTGCTTTTCTTGCCGTGTCTTAGCGCTCAAATAAATCTAATTAGAGATCATATATCGGCAATTCAATCCATAGCTGTTGCCAAGTcgaagtcaatttttttttacattttgtaaataattatttgccttGGAAGCCTTGCTTTAGCGGGGaactagaaaggaaaaataaaagaacaagggGAAAAAACGCTTTGAATCATTCTCTGGTAAATTCAATTATTGCGATTGCGAATTGAATTACATTGTAGACACGTGCCCGTGACATTTGCGCTTGTGTTGGTGTCGTTTAAATTGGCGTTACGGAttgttttcctttgcttattcaCTGATGTTGTCCGCCTTAGTTCCAAAAGCATATGAACAGTGATGCATATATATCTCTTTGCATATAGGTCCATATACCATAAAGTTGTCTCACTGATAACTGCGTCAAGTCTCGTGGACTTGTTCAGTTAACTGATTTCGTATGCGAAAAGCTTGATTGCccagagagccttccaactgattcagtcacacAACCCGACTTATTCAGTTGATCCGGAGAACAGCAAAAGTTACTGCGAGTGCGAGGAAAATCGTAGGGATGGTCTTCCACTATTATCCCGCGCTATTAATGTCAATAACTGATTCAGTTGTAAATTAATGGTAACCGGCTGATTCAGTTGGATCTTCTAACTCAAGAGCAGAGAAATGAAAAGGTGTCCAATGCCGGCTTGTCCGATTTGCTGAGAGCATTGTTCTATAAACcttattaacagaaatttctttttcaccttGTCGCTATCGTTCCCTACTAAAGTGAATCAGTTGACTGATTTCGCACAGTTAGTCACGGTAATTGAGACGCCGATTTATACccagagagccttccaactgattcagtcacCCGGCCGGACTTATTCAGTTGAGAGCAGCGAAAGTTATTGTGAGGCAAATCGTAGAGATTTTCCTCTGCTGTTATCCGTCATTGAGTGATCATGTCAATGACTGATTCAGTCGAAAATGGAAACTGATTCAGTTAGGTCTTCTACCTGAAACTCGAgctcagaaaaattaaaaagatctcCAGTTCTCACTTCGTGGTCAGCTATGTTGCATTTAAGCGTTGTTGAATGAGACCTTGCCAACTgagattttctttaattaataccTTGTCACGATTATTATTGAATCCGTACACAGTTTACAAGCTTCACAGATATGCATTGTAATTGATTTCCTACTGCTCGTACACTTTAACTGATACTGACTGTTTAGGGAAAATTAAAAGTTTGTTATATTCCATTCTCAAATGCATTAATTATTCATAcagctcttacccaaccagAGCAACGTATTCTGGTCAGGTAGATGAGTTTagaaacccaatgaaaaacgagttgaaaacacggatgcaaattttcttaatctgcatATTGATGAGGCAACAAAAACACGTGGCGATAAAAAACTTTATTAAATCACACATTTTACGAAACAATCTTTACACCTAAATTATTTACTACTAACACTGAATGTAACAGTACAGTTAGTAAACTACCCAAAACAGAAAAGGCCAttctttttctaaatttaaattctcGCTCAATAGTGGCGACCTCATGTTATGGTTCAGCTTCAACCTTGCTGTACACTTCCGACCTAAAATGGCACTGACGTTAGAAATTTTCTCAGACTAGATGCACACGTTACCTCGGAATAGCGCTGGCCACACACTTTTCCTAGTTTTAGGAGGTCTAAATCTGCACTCTGTCATTTGCTTTGCGAAGCAACGTGTTCGCTCAGAACTGACAAACAGCTAGGTAACAACGTGACATCAGTTAatgaatattcaaaaattgtcaCAGCGCAGCAATTAGGTGATAGGATCATGCACATTTCACATCTCAAATGTAATAGCTGAACTGAGAAAACTTATTCAAATGATAATTcaactaattttcttttgttggagaagtgatttcaaaaacttgtgctttgtgtttcatcggggtttaaaacactcgaaaacgataaaagcactcggcctgcggcctcgtgctttcatcagttttctcgtgtttaaaaccccgatgaaacacttacactcgtttttgaaatattactaaATACAATGGCTAAAACCTTTACCAATGCATATATACGATTTAACAATTGATTTAATTAAAATGAGCTAATTATCTTTAGCCCTGAGAACCTTCCAACTGATCAGTCACATGGCCGgacttattcagttgaaaacagcAAGAGTGACTGTAAGGCAAATTGTAGGGATTACATTCTGCTATTCACTGAATTCGTACGTAGTCACTAATGTAACGTACGGATTCAGTAATAAACGTTACAAGTTGCAACAAAGGTGACAAACCCACAACTGGAGATCTCAGTTTAATTTCTCAGATCACAACGAGTAAACGTAAGAAACCCAGACTGAGTCAGTTACCATTTGCGACTGATTCAGTCACTGACAGGACTACTTTGTGACGAACACTGAACAGCAGAATATAAACCATACGATTTGCCTCACAGTAATTCTGCCGCTGAATAAGTCTGACCATGTGACTGAACCAGTTGGAGGGCTCTAAAGTATAATATACTTGTAGCTTATGTGAAATCATATATACCGGTGCATTGGTCAAGATTTCAGCCCACtagaaaactaattatattaCAATGCATATGTACggaggataataaaaatattaatagtagtagtagtagtagtagtagtagtagtatataaattataataataacatgtatttaacaaataaagaagccttgactgtcctctgttctgttgtaaagcacgcaggaactggctagagcacgaaagaagtgtagggggaaacacgagccaaaaggcgagtgtttctccctacttcttgagtgctctagccgcttcctaagtgctttacaacagaacagagcacagtcaaggcttctttatttgttttatgataaagaacaagtaattttcttcaaaaattctactttattttcaaagcgcgcgctgcttgtggcgaactgaggtgtcgtcagcacagtgctttatactctgataaagcacgctaatttggaccgatcagagcgcttgtaagaatgtttaaaattatttgattggtcaatgaaacaaaggcttgtcaaaacatcaatcaactggaaagtggcttgaccgaaatcacacaaaattcgaatttatggaaaaacaagtgcctctatgtttcagtccgtaaaaaagagcaaaaaagaggatctaaataattatgttcagtgaaaaccggccgaattgttgcccatgaaaacctgcacgtttccgatatgacaattggaaaacaaactgttcaataatacccaaggaaaaattcgaAAATTTATCTGCCTTTTCTGCAGATGATGGCGTGagttttcgtttgttccgtgctttgtgctttcataaagcacgctgtttaaaccaatgagagcgggcgttatatagaaactttattatagtATATAATATTATACTAgtattatgtataatttatataatattattacataaatatcataataataataaaaataataataagtaaaataagaaatatatgtaccctcacagccgtacagccaccttgcgctatttttttgtttttcttgaaaaaatattttaatcacattttctgaatgaaacttGCACCTAGATTATGAATAAATTGCGCTCTCTGAACTTGAACGAACAAGAAATCCTTTCCAACCTACAAGAAATACACGGTGTGGTGGTCTGCGGGTTTTAGAGAATTATATTGACCACAAGCATGCTAATTCCGTTGTATGTGTCGAAAACactgtattttttgttttgtttttttgttgaaaacattgtattttttgtttttgagatattcgcgtttaaagataaaatatagcGTGTTTTTCAGTGGCTattttgtttccatggtaacttcGCCACTGTGCTACAACTTCGGTTATAAATAGTTGAAATTTCGCTAGAACAACAAGTCAAGCGCAagtcaagtttttaaaactgagcaaaggttaatccgcgctccccttacactgccatgtgtgatgcccattcatgtgggcaggcacaatttttcttattacatctccatcggattccaaatcgatcacgatgccgtgggcaaatcgtcgtacccaaaaattatatcatctatctcaaaaacaccttttaaaagcaattaataagaaaataataaccgttagtttcacgagcagtgatacaatccggctgcactgatcaatgtactcgcttcagggacaactggaaaagtgagtgctcgcagtctcgtacaacgatacatgattacatcgtcttacatatcttgcttactcgatttttgcaattggagcgattgctgaatacccATCCACAAAGGAGCATTTACGTTTGCgacgctagccgcagtgccgaACTAAACGAAAGTGGTTTTCGCACAGTTTGCGTCGGATAGAGTGAATTcagtagaatggctggtgctgcagtgccttagtcgacttacGGTTAAATTGAGCTTAGTAGAGTGGCTAGTGTCGCAGTGTCGCAGTGCCGCGGTGCTTAtctcatggattaaagaacgaggtatatccaacaacacgactgcggCGGCACTgtggcagcagtgtttttagggtccatttcttgtggccgggttttgacattaagtctgtaataggtagtatctgcgGATTTCACAAAGAGtttttctgctcaatatcttaatttaagtgatttaatttaaagctcaccCGCATGTGCGAGCAAAAGCCcagcctctgtatccagagaagaatccaacactttataacttctcatgTGTGCCTtgatgtccttatcacattttgctattattacgcattgaacgtttgctggattgtcagaacttgggccacaaattcccccaacaaactcagaatagaaCTGCATGCAGTCATaatggtctgtgtgctttgtcctaatctctttGTCTCACGAAAGTCAtgaagcgttcgactggttcaaTGGTTGTgtgagggcttcgaggaaaatccaagaaGCGTATGCTTACATCaagggggatacctttctttgtttgttttgtaaatttCTACCCCTCATTCTACAGACTAATCCTAACTTTTGTGTATGATGTTTCCTCAACTCAGCCACCATTCACACacaataggtgcggttacacggggcacttttaccgtggtaaattgcctttttaccacgggaaactgtatttagtagtgtgaccgacgcttcccgaggtaaatttcccgtgttaaatatccatggatacgtcaaaaagatcagtggaagcgcccatgacatttaacgtgggaagttggaagggtgttttgatgcccgaggtacaagagccaatcgctatgctgatgaagttgtgattaaatttcccgccaatgaattgcgtgagatttcgttttacctcggtaatcttcgtaacgtgtgacccctagttaacacggtatactaaaacccaagtgttAGGCACCgtgggataatttaccatgggaaatggcatttaccatggtgagtgtaaccgcacctaatattcccctcaaactacctgctaattagtgaatgttttagttagtggagagaaaccccttcttgaaaggaggattcttctatcaacaccaattaagaaagctacaaaggttgctaggttaactgctgcttcgccgatctcaacacttgccgccattttgaaaaggctttttagtaGACCCCAGTCTACTGCATCACACCTTTTTTCTCGGACCCGCTCGTTTCACCGCCCGGTCTCTTTCTGCCCTGGTGAGCAGTAACCAATCCAGCTCTTACAAGTTTTGCGCGGTTGTATTCAAATGTTTCATCTATGATCACGCTTTTGtggtgacaatttttttttgttagttttactctttaaatgctgatccaggcaaggaaatgcttacaacaactcaagtaaaaaggtaagtgTTAACTTGAAGCGAATAACacttgatttgatgccttacgGTCTTCAAAATGAGGAGCGACttacatgcatgtagaattcacattttcacaccttcgagtcaatttgtgaagcaaggagACTCAACTTCCAAGGTCTGTTGGAAGCCTACTTGAGTTTCAAGAAAATGAcctccaaaatcagcaaaaaattgtgacgccgatgaataataaagtagctgctatttctaaaatgatggaattacctggtgatacataaccttgtcttggagagtaaatttttgactcagcagaaacaatggtcaaccccggggtcaacctcaagagtttgaGCGATtgtgttgttggtttttgacTCTGcttatttattgtcaaactttataacacttgacagaaaaagaaacttacgaaaacccggtatcttgccatcatttgacacagatgcttcactgtttggcgaggaaacatgccgcggtaacttaactAGTAATatttgacactacagctgcccccgcgatgcaaagtgctgcattatttttatttgcaaattgttatagtcgataccgtatgtgttgactgttgtaaagttgtaatagtcttttaactcagatcagagaaggtgtagcctgaagttgagacgattactttgggttgtttttactctctcagggggaaaatgagtcgaagtaatagtctgaaatccacgctagaaaaggcaaggcggaaaaggcaataggatgtttgcaatgaacagagtatggaaaatcgacgaagtcgcagttgtttacaaataagtttattatgggatatagtttagtgacaatattactatatctagtgttatttaattgaaaaattggtagaaatattatataactaacaaaacggaactactgcctatgcaaaatatggctattatatataatttttgtttgcatagttGAGttattccttgtgtaacaatgatgtatcctctatatatgtaacagagaaactaagtgtcccattcaactgtgtttgcatgtagataacaataactttaataactaattagatcctttgtgctattgcttttacaatacgtagctgttacattttttttttgcatattcacagaaaactgatttaattagaaagataactaattggtttttttgtaaaatggtgtaataggctATAACTAACTCAGTGTTCATTCGATTGTTTGCAACaggataacaataactttaaaaaactaattgtttggcCCTGTGCTACAGTACAACATGTAGCTAGAAACTGAGTGCTTCATTCATCTGTCTTTGGAAGAAGATAAcctacaataactttaaaaatatttcattgaatgtctttgtgctactgctcatgcattatgtagctgttatattcatatatatactttcaaaccgttttaatcacaaaggtcattaatcattgtttgttcaacaacaatgatatgttgatatggtatattaaacacagaaactgagaCTGAAATTAATCTGTTTATGTGGAAAAAGATAATAAGGGGCCAATTTCTGGTGACTGAATCCTGTCAAAACTAATGAACAGCATCTGTCACGTCCTAATTTAGAACTATACAGGGAGTAAAAGAAGAGTGTTTATCTGTTGTCACTTGAGTCACCGCCCTGCCTTCAATAGCCTTCAGTGTCATAAACGTGCAGCTAATGATGAACGCCtgactgtcaagtttttcaacttatagtacgcttaccaagcgtctctcgaatcttatgctttcgtggtcgaataacagcgctttctcaaagatatatatatatatataatttccatgaggtcgcaatagtagcaagtatgataatactgtaggaaacagacaacttttctaaaagacatgtttcggcatgcttatgccatcatcagtttaatgagttcctaagtgtgaacagttataaagtctacgggtagatgaaaaaattattacaacatgacgtaatacaaaagcgggtactatttacagcgtacAGTTGTATAGAGAAAATAAGGGAATGGATGATAAGAGACAAATTAATGATAAATGATAGTAAGACCGAATTTATTTTGATTGGATCTCGCCAGCAGTTATGCAAATTACAGCCGTGCGCTATTTCAGTAGGGCACGATACAATCACCGCAAGCACGCAAGTCAAGAACCTTGGTTGCTGGCTGGACTCACATCTTAACATGTCCAAACATGTTACTAGCGTGTGCAAATCAGCTTTTTACCATCTTCATAATATAAGGCGTATAAAGAACTATCTTTCTAGGGAGAATCTTCTGACCCTAGTACATGCATTTATCACAAGCAGGCTAGATTACTGCAATAGTCTGCTTTATGGCGTCCCTAAGGACCAAATTTCGAAATTGCAACGCGTTCAAAATGCCGCTGCAAGGCTAGTTATGGGCATTGGTAAATATTCCCATATTACTCCAGCTTTGTATGATTTACATTGGCTTCCAATTCATGCGAGGATTCATTTTAAGATTCTGCTGCTGGCGTTTAAAGTCATCCACGGGCAAGCTCCCGCTTATCTGTCCAGTTTAGTGTCGGTAAAGTCCAAATCTTATTATAGTTTACGCTCCAACTCTAGCACCCTTTTGGATG encodes:
- the LOC137997971 gene encoding tetratricopeptide repeat protein 28-like — its product is MVDNKVDLLERHMQDLSVARKEGDRQGEGLAYFNLGTYYQGTADFNQAITNYTEALAIFKEVGFMAGEGAAYGYLGNAYHSLGNFKQAIEYHHQLLTIAKEVGNRAGEGGAYCHLGNTYQRLGNFKQAIEYHHQLLTIAKEIGDRAGEGIAYGNLGNAYQSLGNFKQAIEYHHQCLSIAKEVGDRAGEGGDYGNLGNAYQSLGNFKQAIEYHHQCLSIAKEVGDRAGEGAAYGNLGNAYQSLGNFKQAIEYHHQRLSITKKVGDRAGEGRAYGNLGNAYDSLGNFKQAIEYHHQCLSIAKEVGDRAGEGAAYGNLGNAHQSLGNFKQAIEYHHQRLSIAKEVGNRAGEGRAYGNLGNAYQSLGNFKQAIEYHHQRLSIAKEVGDRAGEGRAYGNLGNAYNSLGNFKQAIEYHHQSLSIAKEVGDRAGEGAAYGNLGNAYQSLGNFKQAIEYHHQHLSICQETEDSIGLGSACYHIGLVHEFFGSLSKALNYYRLSIYYFDEVRRLQSEDAWKISFRDTKGSGYTSLWTALLKNGEVDEALYAAEQGRAQALADILKMQYSVDGKPTMKVTISLVMKDLPSQTVFTALEGNMISFWLLRDDIGINFRQKKIENGTAKSVMKSTLEQINAGAVLRCENRSLERQSSNFSSSREVVEETVQSLSVSVYSLQPLYDVLISPIADLLQRDDDLVFVPDGHFCLAPFSALSDSVRIRAIPSLTALKLITIAPDDFQSKNEVLLVGDPCLKEVTYGSGEPMYAQLPCAKKEVDMIGELLQTVPLTGKNATKAEVLKRMKSVALIHIAAHGDDWCGEIALAPNPERTSNIPEEEDYMLSLSDVQAVCLQARLVVLSCCHSGQGEVKSEGIVGIARAFLCAGARSVLVSLWAIDDEATWMFMQSFYQHLADRKSASTALHHAMKSLQETKNYSAIKYWAPFVLIGDDVTFEFGELKHRKKETMSKT